Within the Beduinella massiliensis genome, the region TTCATGTACCGCACCACGCACAACGACGGCGTGTTTCGCGTCTATACCGACGACATGCGCCGCGCCCGCAAAATCGGCGTCATCACGGGGCTGCCGGACGCCTACGGCCGCGGCCGCATCATCGGCGATTACCGCCGCGTGGCGCTGTACGGCATCGACCGGCTGATCGAGGAAAAGCAGCGCGACAAGCAGGCCATCGGCAAAAGCCTGATGGATGTAGACAGCATCCGCCAGAGCGAAGAGCTCTTCCAGCAGATCGCCTTCCTGCAAAAGACGAAGGAGATGGCTTCGCTGTACGGCTACAACATCTCCGCGCCCGCCGGGAACGCGCGCGAAGCTATCCAGTGGACGTACTTCGGCTACCTCGCCTCCATCAAGGAGCAGAACGGCGCGGCCATGTCGCTCGGGCGCGTCTCCACCTTCCTGGACATTTACATCGAGCGCGACATCGCCCGCGGGCTGCTCACGGAAGAGGGCGCGCAGGAGCTGATGGACGACTTCGTGATGAAGCTGCGCATGGCGCGTCACCTGCGCACGCCGGAATACAACGAGCTGTTCGGCGGCGATCCGATGTGGATCACGGAGAGCGTCGGCGGCATGGGCGAGGACGGCCGCACGCTGGTGACGAAGAACGCCTTCCGCATGTTGAACACCCTGTATACGCTGGGCGCGGCGCCGGAGCCCAACCTCACCGTGCTCTACGCCAAGGCGCTGCCGGAGGCCTTTAAACGCTTCTGCGCGAAGGTCTCGTGCGAGACGAGCTCCATCCAGTACGAAAACGACGATCTGATGCGCCCGATCTACGGCGACGACTACGGCATCGCCTGCTGCGTATCCGCGATGAAGCTGGGCCGCCAGATGCAGTTCTTCGGCGCGCGCTGCAACCTGCCCAAGCTGCTGCTGCTCGCGCTCAACGGCGGCCACGACACGCTTTCCGGACTCGACATCGGCCCGCGCTCGCAGGTGCTTTCGGGCGACGTGCTCGACTACGACGAGGTCTGCGAGCGGTTTGCCGCCTATCGCGCCTGGCTGTGCGAGCTCTACGTGAACACGATGAACGTCATCCACTACATGCACGACAAGTATGCCTATGAAAAGACGCAGATGGCCCTGCACGACACGGACGTGGAGCGCTTCATGGCGTTCGGCGTCGCGGGCCTTTCGGTGCTCGCGGATTCGCTCTCCGCAATTCGCTACGCCAAGGTGCGCCCGGTGCGCGACGAAAACGGCTACATCGTGGACTTTACGCGCGAGGGCGACTTCCCCAAGTTCGGCAACGACGACGACCGCGTGGACCAGATCGCCGTTCAGATGGTGCGCGAGATGATCGAGGAGCTCCGTAAGACCCCCGCCTACCGGGGCGCGACGCACACGCTCTCGGTGCTGACCATCACCTCCAACGTGGTCTACGGCAAGAAGACAGCCGCCACACCCGACGGCCGCCAAAAGGGCGAGCCCTACGCGCCGGGCGCGAACCCGATGCACGGGCGCGAGGCCTGCGGAGCCCTCGCCTCGCTCAATTCCGTGGCCAAGCTGCCCTACGCGGACTGCCGCGACGGCATCTCCAACACCTTCTCCATCGTGCCCGATTCCCTGGGCAGGACCCTGCCGGAGCGCCAGCGGAACCTTTGCACGCTGCTGGACGGCTACTTCGGCCGCGGCGCGCATCACATCAACGTGAACGTCATGAA harbors:
- the pflB gene encoding formate C-acetyltransferase, with protein sequence MNHSSYEGFVPGIWQERIDVRDFIQRNYTPYSGDESFLMGPTARTKRLMGKLQALQKEEQARGGVLSINTDVATSLLNYAPGYLDKEEELIVGLQTEAPLRRGVNPFGGMRMAEGACRAYGCEMSQKLKDEFMYRTTHNDGVFRVYTDDMRRARKIGVITGLPDAYGRGRIIGDYRRVALYGIDRLIEEKQRDKQAIGKSLMDVDSIRQSEELFQQIAFLQKTKEMASLYGYNISAPAGNAREAIQWTYFGYLASIKEQNGAAMSLGRVSTFLDIYIERDIARGLLTEEGAQELMDDFVMKLRMARHLRTPEYNELFGGDPMWITESVGGMGEDGRTLVTKNAFRMLNTLYTLGAAPEPNLTVLYAKALPEAFKRFCAKVSCETSSIQYENDDLMRPIYGDDYGIACCVSAMKLGRQMQFFGARCNLPKLLLLALNGGHDTLSGLDIGPRSQVLSGDVLDYDEVCERFAAYRAWLCELYVNTMNVIHYMHDKYAYEKTQMALHDTDVERFMAFGVAGLSVLADSLSAIRYAKVRPVRDENGYIVDFTREGDFPKFGNDDDRVDQIAVQMVREMIEELRKTPAYRGATHTLSVLTITSNVVYGKKTAATPDGRQKGEPYAPGANPMHGREACGALASLNSVAKLPYADCRDGISNTFSIVPDSLGRTLPERQRNLCTLLDGYFGRGAHHINVNVMNRELLQDAYDHPENYPNLTIRVSGYAVNFVKLSREQQREVIRRTFHEAM